CCCAAAGTTCGAAGTTGAGCCGGCTCGAATTCTTCGGAGTTCTGATAGTTAGATTTGAACACTAGTTCAAAAGCGGGCTTCCATGATTTGTGGCTGGAGCAAAGCCTTTCAGCGAGTGTGCCATAAAACTTCGAATAAGTCGCTTCCTGGATGCTGGACTTAATAATAACATCCACGACTCTGTGCTTGTCGGCGTCAGGAACACGAAGTTTTAATATCTTATGGGCAGCTTCATCACTTGATAGTGAGCTCTTAAGTATCAAATAGAAccttttcttgaactccACTTCTTGCTCACCAGTCATATCCGTAGCAACCGTCGGCTTCTGGACCTCCTCCGTTTCGTAAGCAGCCAGTGCCTCAGCCCTAAGAATCTCATATCTCCTTTCCAAAGCTATGAAATCTTCGTGGTACTCGAATTCTCCGAGGTTTTTAAGAGGCTTGAACTCGTCGCTGTCGATCATGAACGTGTGCGTGTTATGCTCCAAATCTTCGATTTTGAGCAGCTGACCCGCCGAACATGGAATATAATCCCTGCTTCTGAGATCGAATAGTTCCTGCAGAAAGCTCTTTGCATTGTTAGACAATTTTCCCGCTTGCAAAACCTGTCGAAGCTTTTCGAAGATCATGTTGTGTGCTGTAAGGCTAACCTCTGAAAGATGCTTCCCACATTGCCACAGTAACTGTACAATAATTCGAACAGAAGGCTCGGTcagatcttttgaaagcaaATGAATGACTTGGAGAATGACAATCTCATGTAAAACTTCGTAGTTAAACAATTCCGCCAATAAAGAAACCATAGAATACGCTTTAGCGTCATCAAAATTGTTGTATGCCTCTATGAATATGGCCGCTGCTTCTCTTGAGAGAGTTGCCCCAATCTCTGGAGCCACAGAGTTCAATTTGGCAGCCAGGGCGGCGTACAAATCCGGCTGCTTGCTCAAATCTGGCCTCTCAAGGATAAGCCGAACCAGATTCCTATGGCCTAACAGAATATTAACTCCTAAAATGTCCTTGAAGGTTTTCTCAAGGCTGGATTCGttcagttcttcaattttgcAACGAAGGTAGCTTTCCATAACCGTCCAGTTACTTCTTTGTTGCTCCTCATCAGGCACCATCTTGTCTCCTTGTGAAAGAGGACAGACTCCAGGGGGGCGATATGGATACGTTTCTTCGAAGTGTGCGTAGCATTTGTTCTGTCTGTAGATGAAGTAATGCTTCAAAGCGATATCAGAAACTGCTAATTTCCACTAGTTAAaggaaattgaagaaagtgacTAAAGGTGCCGAAATCACTACCTGCTGGGAGAGTATCGTCGCTATGAGGGCTGCTATTGTTTTCCACAACATTGAGGCATTGGATTTCTCAAAGTTGGAGTCTTTATTTGGCGACTGTTTAAGGGACATTACATTTGATGACATGAGTGTGCTGGACATAATACTACTAGGCCAGTTTGAATCTTCGGTTTACCTAGATAATGTGCTGGGGAGGATCTACAGCTCTGCCAGGGAAATATTTCTATCAAGGAAGTTGTTTGTGACTGCAATAAACGTTCTTTTTGATTACAGTTCAACGCAATCCCTTGACTTCGACTGGCTTTACGTCCCAGACGAAGAATTGCTCAAACGCTACCAGCATAAGAATGCGGGACTATTTGAGCAACCCAGGATACAAGGCTCCAACGTTTTTGGAGGGAGTTACGTTGAGGATACGGATAGATACAAAGTTAGTGCCTTAGGTGGAACTTTTGATCACATTCATGACGGCCATAAAATCCTCCTAACCGTAGCTGCTTTCCTTACGTCGGAGAGGCTCATAGTCGGTGTcactgatgaagaattaCTAGTGAAAAAGAAGTACCGGGAATATTTGGAATCTTTTGATAAAAGGGCTAAAAATGTCCAGCAATTTTTGCATCTATTGAAACCCAACCTAGATACCCAAATTGTTCCGATAAAGGACGTTTGCGGTCCAACCGGTACTGTGCCGGAAATTGAATGCCTGGTGGTCAGCAGAGAAACCGTAGCCGGTGGCGAGTTTGTGAATAAGACCAGACTGGCAAAGGGACTCTCGAAGCTAGATATCTCTGTTGTGAATGTTTTGGGCGGTAATGAACAAGATGGTTggaaggagaaattgagTAGCACCGAGTTAAGAAAGATGTTGATGCAAATCAAAAATAGTGCCAGAAATTGAATTGGTGTTTTCACATGCAATGCTCTTTTGGTGTTTATGTAATAATAATGTTTAGTTACGGACGAATGAGATACCCACTGTTGTGAGAGCAGTCAATCAGGAAATCGAAGAGCCTATGTAATCGTTAGCCACTGCGCATTGGCTTAATCAGCCGCCAAGCATAATGACTCTAGTTTTTTATCACCATTGGTCTATCATGTGAGCTCTGTGATCTCAATCTATCGGGATGATCCATATATAGACAATCCAGGTTACTCATAACATTGAACAAAACAAGGCTGTCGAGCTCCTCTTCTGTATAACCTTGCAAAGATCTGAAGGATGTTCCGCTAGGAGTAGAGAAAGATATGGCTAAGTTAATCTTGGAGAATTCTCTTTGGCCCAACCCAAACTTCTCATGTAACCGAGCTCTTGTCTGAGGAAAAGGTTCGTTGGGTATCAACTTGAATAGAAAAGAGATTCCGTGCCTATTTTCAATGTCCTTGAAATATTGCGACACAATTATCAAACACCCCTGTAAAACGGCTTTGGGGTTACTTTCAGTTAGACCCAGgtcttcctcatcgtcatccaTTGACTCATCCTCAGTGTTGGACAAACTATCAAGCTGTTTTACCAATGCCAGCTCCTCAGGAAGAATTCTGCCGAACAATAAAACTGATTTGCCAATGCTTTTCAATGTGCTATTCTCGGAAAGAATGCcctgaaattgaaaattATAGTTAGTCCACAAAAGTATTTTCCCCTTGTCATCATCGGAGAAGCCAATCTTCGCTTGAATTTTATCCAGGAACTCTTTCACCGTACAGTTGTTGGTCACCTTGAATTCAAAGCTCTGATAGTGTATATAACTGTTCTTCAGCCAGTAAAACTTGAGCGACCTCAAGTGCTCCAATTCTCTCAGAGGCATCGAGAGGACTTCGTACTCGAAGACCGGTTTCAAATCTGAGTTATAATCCCTGATGATGTAGTCACTTAGCAAAGAATCCGATTTAAGTGGAAATTTTCCATTTGAGTATAATGCAAATATTTTCAAGTATTCAGGTTGGACACCGGTCAATTGCGATACGACTCTCGCAACGTCGGAATAGGTAGCGTGAGCAGAAATCCAGAACTCAAATTGATCAGGTGTGGAGCTTTTAAGAACATACTCCTCGCTAGATTCTTCGGCTTTGTTGAACTTAAGCTTTATCCTGTGTCTCAGATAATCGTAGAATGATTTTAAGTCGTGGTAAACTGGGAACGTGTCTGGCGCTTTTGATTTaggatcttgaaaagtAAGTATATCTCCTGATGAGAGTTCAgcagtgaaaaatttgtcCTTTAAGGAGAGTAGATCTATAGAACCAGGCTGTAACTCTTCATACAGTTGCACGGGCTCGGAAGAGTCGATAAAGTCGCTCACCAATTTTGACAACGTTGAGATCTCATCTAACTGATTTACAACACAGTAACCAAAACCGTTCAAGCGCTGCTCACTAATGTCGAATTTCTTGAGAAAAATCACCTGGTAattttcgtcatccaaTATTGTAGGGACATTATCAGAGGTAATGAAAGAAGACACATCGCTCCTTAGGGCGTCAATCAGCTTATCATCAACTTCCGAAGATGGAAGCTTACCAGCCTTTTTCAATGTTTGTAAGAACCTTAGTTCCAAATAAGGCTCTTCGACAAATATATCCAAAGAAGGTACTTTACCAGTTTGTTCATCTCCAAACGTTTCTTCAAGGGTcatttcttcgatatctgAGGGAAGAGGCTCTTCTAATCGTAGAGTACCGTTTCTACGGTAACCCATTTTCCATAGCCTGACATTTCTGCCCCGCGGTATGTTGAGCTGTTCAATCACGTTCTTGTACACATCTTTCATGTAGGACTTACAAGACACTTTCAATGTAATAGGCAGCGTATCATCTGAGTTTAGCTCGGGGGAGTAGAGCGTAGACCTGACGTTCGGGGCCGTGTCAAAGCCTTGGTAATgaatgaagttcttcagtGAGGTGATTCTAATGCTTGTATACAAGTGCGCCTCACGaatctctttctctctgAGTTCCCGCTCCCTATTTAATTCTTGGACGCTGGCAACAATTGATTCAGGAACATCAGCTTCGGTCACTGGTTGcaaaatttcttcttccttatcTTCTGCGATGTAAACGAGCATATACGCATTAGTATGACGTTGAATGAGGTAGTCTTGATACTGTTCCCTCGTCATACAGCGAATCTTATCATCCGGTAGTCTATCAAAACCGAAGTTCTCGTCGAACACTTGCCTTCTGGTTGCTTTCCATACTCTCTCATCATCAAACCTATACCATTCATCTTCTACACCAGGTTTTATAAGAGCATAGTAATGACCCGTAGATATGTCCCCTGTATGCACCAAAACACCGTGCAACTTGTATATTCTAGGCCCCGGTTTATTCTTAATAACATCGGAATCCATATAGGGAGCTAAATCAATTTTATCAGGGAATTCATAGCGATCGTTAACTTTTACTAGCTGATCATAATTGAAGTCATATTCAAATCTTTTTAATTGAAGGTGCAAAACAGGTGGAAATGATTCAAAAACTACACCTTTCCTAGCATCCTGAAGCCCATAATCTTGAGCTGCATACTGATTTTCCCCATCCATGAGTTCTACCTCAATATAGTTCTGGAaagaagtttgaagatCCTTCATGTCTTTGACGTTCAGTTGAATATCCCAGAAATCCTCTGTCCTGACAGATTGATAATCCACATTGATACATCTGATatagctcttcatcttaCCAACGAATAAGTGGTTCAGTTCTCCCTCTACGGCAGTTCctttcatcctcgtctCCAACCTGTCCATCAATATTCTATTGAGTTCCTGGACATCGTGCTGTGTGAAAGCCTCTGCATTATCCCAGCCAAAGGACTTTGTCAGCTCCGTGGTATCCAGTGGAAGGTTCGACACTTGCAGCTGATAAAACGCTCTCTG
Above is a genomic segment from Torulaspora globosa chromosome 1, complete sequence containing:
- the CWC22 gene encoding U2-type spliceosomal complex subunit CWC22 (ancestral locus Anc_5.16); this translates as MVPDEEQQRSNWTVMESYLRCKIEELNESSLEKTFKDILGVNILLGHRNLVRLILERPDLSKQPDLYAALAAKLNSVAPEIGATLSREAAAIFIEAYNNFDDAKAYSMVSLLAELFNYEVLHEIVILQVIHLLSKDLTEPSVRIIVQLLWQCGKHLSEVSLTAHNMIFEKLRQVLQAGKLSNNAKSFLQELFDLRSRDYIPCSAGQLLKIEDLEHNTHTFMIDSDEFKPLKNLGEFEYHEDFIALERRYEILRAEALAAYETEEVQKPTVATDMTGEQEVEFKKRFYLILKSSLSSDEAAHKILKLRVPDADKHRVVDVIIKSSIQEATYSKFYGTLAERLCSSHKSWKPAFELVFKSNYQNSEEFEPAQLRTLGKLWGHILASDYVGLEVFENVHMSEDGTTAPGRIFLKFIFQEMVASLGIDELANRFKEEYIQPFLVNLFPKEDTDNIRYSINYFTAIGLGVLTEDMRQRLDILQAEVQKIRKDRDGEQTQVSQQVDSRYRSSERRSRRDRSVTPPRRQRRASVTPPKRRYRSRSPISRHR
- the CAB4 gene encoding putative pantetheine-phosphate adenylyltransferase (ancestral locus Anc_5.17): MRAAIVFHNIEALDFSKLESLFGDCLRDITFDDMSVLDIILLGQFESSVYLDNVLGRIYSSAREIFLSRKLFVTAINVLFDYSSTQSLDFDWLYVPDEELLKRYQHKNAGLFEQPRIQGSNVFGGSYVEDTDRYKVSALGGTFDHIHDGHKILLTVAAFLTSERLIVGVTDEELLVKKKYREYLESFDKRAKNVQQFLHLLKPNLDTQIVPIKDVCGPTGTVPEIECLVVSRETVAGGEFVNKTRLAKGLSKLDISVVNVLGGNEQDGWKEKLSSTELRKMLMQIKNSARN
- the UBP15 gene encoding ubiquitin-specific protease UBP15 (ancestral locus Anc_5.18): MSEAGGVTGSVGKPVDLGKSIEQILPLLGDEVEAGTVAEGGFTWHIEDWSQLTNDKYISPRFKVGDYEWDVLLFPQGNQNKSLAVYLEPHAEERKNAETGELEYVDPDWYCCAQFAIVLSRPEEDNKVQLANTSHHRFNRIDTDWGFANFIDLTYLKYPAKGRVSGLLNKGMLNITVYVRIVEDTTGVLWHNFINYDSKKATGYVGFRNQGATCYLNSLLQSYFFTKYFRKLVYQIPTEGKNDNVTLALQRAFYQLQVSNLPLDTTELTKSFGWDNAEAFTQHDVQELNRILMDRLETRMKGTAVEGELNHLFVGKMKSYIRCINVDYQSVRTEDFWDIQLNVKDMKDLQTSFQNYIEVELMDGENQYAAQDYGLQDARKGVVFESFPPVLHLQLKRFEYDFNYDQLVKVNDRYEFPDKIDLAPYMDSDVIKNKPGPRIYKLHGVLVHTGDISTGHYYALIKPGVEDEWYRFDDERVWKATRRQVFDENFGFDRLPDDKIRCMTREQYQDYLIQRHTNAYMLVYIAEDKEEEILQPVTEADVPESIVASVQELNRERELREKEIREAHLYTSIRITSLKNFIHYQGFDTAPNVRSTLYSPELNSDDTLPITLKVSCKSYMKDVYKNVIEQLNIPRGRNVRLWKMGYRRNGTLRLEEPLPSDIEEMTLEETFGDEQTGKVPSLDIFVEEPYLELRFLQTLKKAGKLPSSEVDDKLIDALRSDVSSFITSDNVPTILDDENYQVIFLKKFDISEQRLNGFGYCVVNQLDEISTLSKLVSDFIDSSEPVQLYEELQPGSIDLLSLKDKFFTAELSSGDILTFQDPKSKAPDTFPVYHDLKSFYDYLRHRIKLKFNKAEESSEEYVLKSSTPDQFEFWISAHATYSDVARVVSQLTGVQPEYLKIFALYSNGKFPLKSDSLLSDYIIRDYNSDLKPVFEYEVLSMPLRELEHLRSLKFYWLKNSYIHYQSFEFKVTNNCTVKEFLDKIQAKIGFSDDDKGKILLWTNYNFQFQGILSENSTLKSIGKSVLLFGRILPEELALVKQLDSLSNTEDESMDDDEEDLGLTESNPKAVLQGCLIIVSQYFKDIENRHGISFLFKLIPNEPFPQTRARLHEKFGLGQREFSKINLAISFSTPSGTSFRSLQGYTEEELDSLVLFNVMSNLDCLYMDHPDRLRSQSSHDRPMVIKN